A window of Betaproteobacteria bacterium contains these coding sequences:
- a CDS encoding FtsX-like permease family protein: MFVLKLIVRNSMRHRLRTLLTIVGLLIAVVAFGLLQTVVDAWYAGAQAASSTRLVTRNAISLVFPLPLSYEARIRSVEGVTTVARANWFGGIYQDPKKFFAQFAISPNYLDLYPEFVLPDAQRQAWLRDRKGCLVGRQLANDYGFKVGDVLPLRGTIFPGTWEFVIRGIFDGSDETKITRQMMFHWDYLNETVRKSSKTRADQVGIYIVGVKTPESAPSVARAIDATFRNSLAETLTETEQAFQLGFVAMSNEIIAAIRLVSYVVIVIIMAVMANTMAMSARERVAEYATLKTLGFRPGFIALIVFGESAAICALGGGLAIAAMPQVAAGFKHLAGTYFPVFEVSGLTLALQAACASIVAIAAAIVPAWRASRVRIVEGLRAIG; encoded by the coding sequence ATGTTCGTCCTGAAACTCATCGTCCGAAACAGCATGCGCCACCGGCTGCGCACGCTGCTCACGATCGTGGGGCTGCTGATCGCCGTGGTTGCCTTCGGGCTGCTGCAGACGGTCGTCGATGCCTGGTACGCCGGTGCGCAAGCCGCATCCAGCACGCGCCTGGTCACGCGCAATGCGATCTCGCTCGTCTTCCCCTTGCCCTTGAGCTACGAGGCCCGCATCCGCAGCGTGGAAGGCGTCACTACGGTTGCGCGCGCCAACTGGTTCGGCGGCATCTACCAGGATCCGAAGAAGTTCTTCGCCCAGTTCGCGATCTCGCCCAACTATCTCGATCTCTACCCCGAGTTCGTGTTGCCCGATGCGCAGCGCCAGGCGTGGCTACGCGACCGCAAGGGCTGCCTGGTAGGGCGCCAGCTCGCGAATGACTATGGTTTCAAGGTGGGCGACGTGCTGCCGCTGCGGGGTACGATCTTCCCGGGCACCTGGGAATTCGTGATCCGCGGCATCTTCGATGGATCGGACGAAACCAAGATCACCCGCCAGATGATGTTCCACTGGGATTACCTCAACGAAACGGTGCGCAAGTCCTCGAAGACGCGCGCCGACCAGGTGGGCATCTACATCGTCGGCGTCAAAACCCCGGAAAGCGCACCCAGCGTCGCGCGTGCCATCGATGCCACCTTCCGCAACTCGCTGGCCGAAACGTTGACCGAGACCGAGCAGGCGTTCCAGCTGGGCTTCGTCGCGATGTCCAACGAGATCATCGCCGCGATCCGGCTCGTTTCCTACGTGGTCATCGTGATCATCATGGCGGTGATGGCCAACACGATGGCGATGAGCGCGCGCGAGCGGGTCGCCGAATACGCCACGCTGAAGACGCTCGGCTTCCGGCCCGGCTTCATCGCGCTCATCGTCTTCGGCGAATCGGCCGCGATCTGCGCGCTCGGCGGCGGCCTTGCGATCGCGGCCATGCCGCAGGTCGCGGCAGGTTTCAAGCATCTCGCCGGGACGTACTTCCCGGTATTCGAAGTCTCCGGCCTCACCCTCGCGCTGCAAGCGGCCTGCGCATCGATCGTGGCGATTGCCGCCGCAATCGTCCCGGCGTGGCGCGCCTCGCGCGTGCGCATCGTCGAGGGCTTGCGCGCGATCGGCTGA
- a CDS encoding ATP-binding cassette domain-containing protein — protein MDEAPPFIAIHRLFKAYRRGGQIVPVLSDITLDVAAGEFTALMGPSGSGKSTLLNLIAGIDKPDSGELRVGGLDITALSESELADWRAGHIGFVFQFYNLMPVLSAFENVELPLLLTALSRAERRKRVDLTLSMVGLDDRKTHYPSELSGGQQQRVAIARAIVTDPALIVADEPTGDLDRVSAGEVLGLLQRLNQELGKTILMVTHDAQAARFARRLIQLEKGELSTQPQASAS, from the coding sequence ATGGATGAAGCGCCGCCTTTCATCGCGATCCATCGTCTGTTCAAGGCGTATCGCCGCGGCGGGCAGATCGTGCCGGTGCTCTCGGACATCACGCTCGACGTCGCGGCCGGCGAGTTCACGGCCCTCATGGGCCCTTCAGGCTCGGGCAAGAGCACGCTGCTCAATCTGATCGCGGGCATCGACAAGCCCGACAGCGGCGAATTGCGCGTCGGCGGCCTCGACATCACCGCGCTGTCCGAATCGGAGCTCGCGGATTGGCGCGCCGGCCACATCGGCTTCGTTTTCCAGTTTTATAACCTGATGCCGGTATTGAGCGCATTCGAGAACGTCGAGCTGCCGTTGCTGCTCACCGCGCTCTCGCGCGCCGAGCGCCGCAAGCGGGTGGATCTGACACTCTCGATGGTGGGACTCGACGATCGCAAGACGCACTACCCTTCCGAGCTCTCCGGCGGCCAACAGCAGCGCGTCGCCATCGCGCGCGCGATCGTCACCGACCCTGCACTCATCGTCGCCGACGAGCCGACGGGTGATCTCGACCGCGTCTCCGCGGGCGAGGTGCTGGGATTGCTGCAGCGTCTGAACCAGGAGCTCGGCAAGACCATCCTGATGGTGACGCACGACGCGCAGGCAGCCCGTTTCGCACGGCGCCTGATCCAGCTCGAGAAGGGCGAGCTCAGCACCCAGCCGCAGGCGTCCGCATCCTGA
- a CDS encoding efflux RND transporter periplasmic adaptor subunit, with amino-acid sequence MAQPDLSKLRIERGAGAMRAKRRWPRLIGWLIVLAAIAAGVFYWRSTAPLPVETYSVATAYPSQAYTLLNATGYVVAQRKAAVASKATGRLEWLGVREGSSVHQGEVLARLENRDVTAKREQAAANVKLAQANLEQAQAELHEAERAFKRSSDLLERKFVSQAAHDTAIARLDKAKAGISAQRAAIAVAQANLRATEVEVEQTLIRAPFDGVVLTKNANVGDVITPFSSALGSQAAVVTMADMSTLEVEADVSESSVGKVRLDQPCEIQLDALPDGRFRGVVARMVPTVDRAKATVTVKVRFIDKDPRVLPEMSAKVAFLSQELPPELRTRRTVIDPGAIVERNGRRVVYVVREDRAIETPIEAGDKLGDWLEVVKGVAPGDKVVANPPEKLHDGDRIALQAASG; translated from the coding sequence ATGGCCCAACCGGATCTGTCCAAGCTGCGCATCGAACGCGGCGCCGGTGCAATGCGCGCGAAACGCCGTTGGCCCCGCCTTATCGGGTGGCTGATCGTGCTCGCCGCAATCGCTGCGGGCGTGTTCTACTGGCGCTCGACCGCGCCGTTGCCGGTCGAGACCTACTCGGTTGCCACGGCGTATCCCTCGCAGGCGTACACGCTGCTCAACGCGACCGGTTACGTGGTCGCGCAACGCAAGGCCGCGGTCGCCTCGAAAGCAACCGGACGGCTCGAATGGCTGGGCGTGCGCGAGGGCAGCAGCGTGCACCAGGGCGAGGTGTTGGCACGCCTCGAGAACCGCGATGTGACCGCGAAGCGCGAGCAGGCCGCCGCCAACGTGAAGCTCGCCCAGGCGAATCTCGAACAAGCGCAGGCCGAGCTGCACGAAGCCGAACGCGCGTTCAAGCGCTCGAGCGACCTGCTCGAGCGCAAGTTCGTATCGCAGGCCGCGCACGATACCGCCATCGCCCGCCTGGACAAGGCGAAGGCCGGGATCAGCGCCCAGCGCGCCGCGATCGCCGTGGCGCAGGCGAACCTGCGCGCGACCGAAGTCGAAGTCGAACAGACGCTCATCCGCGCGCCGTTCGACGGCGTGGTCCTCACCAAGAACGCCAACGTGGGCGATGTCATCACGCCGTTTTCTTCGGCGCTGGGATCGCAGGCGGCGGTGGTGACGATGGCCGACATGTCGACCCTGGAAGTGGAAGCCGACGTGTCCGAATCGAGCGTGGGCAAGGTGCGGCTCGATCAGCCGTGCGAAATCCAGCTCGATGCCCTGCCCGATGGGCGCTTCCGCGGCGTGGTCGCGCGCATGGTGCCGACCGTGGACCGCGCCAAGGCCACGGTGACGGTGAAGGTGCGCTTCATCGACAAGGACCCGCGCGTGCTGCCGGAGATGAGCGCCAAGGTGGCGTTCCTGTCGCAGGAGCTGCCGCCGGAGCTGCGCACCCGGCGCACCGTGATCGATCCCGGCGCCATCGTCGAGCGCAACGGCCGGCGCGTGGTGTACGTCGTGCGCGAGGATCGCGCCATCGAGACCCCGATCGAAGCGGGCGACAAGCTCGGCGACTGGCTCGAAGTGGTCAAGGGCGTCGCGCCCGGCGACAAGGTGGTCGCGAACCCGCCCGAAAAGCTGCACGACGGCGACCGGATCGCGTTGCAGGCCGCTTCGGGCTAG